The window aataactaaatttaatcgaaattaacaaaatttaaccgaaataaccaaatttaaccAAATAATACTGAATTCTAATAAAAATTGGTTATTTTCGGAAATAAAGTTAAAAACCAAAACTAACCGAAAATCAAACCGATTTCTTTTTCGGTGGGGATTATGGCTGAACGAATAAACCAAAACCGAAATACACAGAACCAAAataaccgaataaaccgaaaccGCATGCCTAAAGAAACAGAAGGTACCTGAATCTTTGGAATCAGTTCTAGCAACTCTTCTTGACTCTTCTCTCTGAACACTGGCCCTTCAATTGCTATACCATCATCAGTTAAGATCCCACATTCTCTTGCAATTGCCTTAGCCGTGTTAATGTTATCTCCAGTTACCATTCTCACAGTGATTCCAGCACGGCGACAAAGCTCAACAGACTCTTTTACACCAGCACGAACAGGATCTTTGATCCCAACGATCCCTACACAAGTAAACCCCGAAGCAGGGATTGCTTCATCCGGCGAAAACCCGTTCTCAAGATCCATATAAGCAAGGCAAAGCGTGCGGAGAGCTTCATTAGCAAACTCGTTGATGGTAACGTTCAGATACTTGATGGATTCTTCATCAAGCGGAACAACCTCACCGCTCGAGTTCACAACTTTATCACAAGCAGCAAGAACTATCTCTGAAGCTCCTTTGGTGTGAGCACGGAGACTTCCTCCCTCGGGGAGTTCGATCACAACTCCCATTCTCTTCTTTGTGGAGTTGAATGGCTCCACTTTGATTACTTTATAAGACTTCCTCTCTTCTTGGAACTTACCACCAAGAGACAGTCCAAGCTCCAAGATAGCTGTCTCTGTCGGCGTCCCCAAGATCTCGGTCTTGCCATGCTTGTTCACGACAACTTCGCCTCCGGTGTTGTTGAAAATGGACTGAATCAATAGCTTCAGAGCAGATTCAGGGATCTCTGACTGCAAGCTAGACCCTTTGTTTGCAACATCTTGCACGTTCATGCAAATGCATGACTTCACAACAGTCATGTGATTGGTTGTGAGCGTACCTGCAGGGCCGAATCTGAGAATTTAGAGACTACAAacatttttaacaacttttataataatttttttttccataatttATTTGTTAAACAATTTTAagaagggcaaatctccaaaatagcagatttctaagtttatatcacaaaaatagcactcaaaactaaaatgacaaaaataacattttatcttttgaaaaatttaaatttttttatttttcaaaatttgaaatcttatccccaaaacctcacttttcaactctaaaccctaaaacctaaactctaaaccctaaattctaaaccctaaaccccaccccttgagtgttatttttgtgacttttggccttgagtgctagtttgggaacaaaaacttgatttagtgctattttggtctttttctcttttaagaacttttataattttttttcttcataaaaaaccgataaaaaaatttggaaatcaAAACTAATGTTTCATTGGGCTTGGCCCAAATCCGGCGATAGGGTACCTGTCTTGTCGCTGCAGATGGTAGTTGCGGATCCCATAGTCTCACAAGCTGCTAAGTGCCTGACAAGAGCCTTATCATTCATCATTTTCTTCATGGCAAAGGCGAGACTAAGCGTGACAGCCAAAGGCAAGCCTTCAGGAACAGCAACCACAACGATGGTCACAGCGATAGCAAAGTACTCAAGAAGCTCCAAGGCTTCATCACCAGACCATATCCAGTGAGTCCCCGTGGAGAGCTTCCTCATGAACATCCCTTGCACCAAAACCGCGAAAGTCACCACAGCGAAGAAGAGACCTATTTTGCCAATGATGGTAGCAACTCCGTTGAGCTTCACCTGCAGCGGGGTTTCGTCGTCCCCTCCTTCGGTGAGAGTGGCCATCAGCTTCCCCCACTGAGTCCTCATCCCGACTGTTGTGATAAGCATCTTACAAGACCCGTCTTGCACTTTGGTCCCGGATAAAAGGAAAGGGTTCTGCGCGTTCACCATCACAGGCTCGCTCTCACCGGTCAAACTAGACTCGTCTATCACCACGGAGAAGCCAGAGAGGAAGAGTCCATCAGCTGGGACTTGATCACCAATGGCTAAATGAACAATGTCGCCAGGAAGCAAGTCGTAGATGGACAGCTTCTGTCTGAACCCACTCCTAGTCACCTGAACagtgatcttcttcttctccttgtcCAAATCCCTAAACTGCAAGGACTGGCGATAATCACTAGTGGCGGTCACAAACACAACCAAGAGAATACTCGCCACGATGCCGAGACCATCGTGGGACCCTTTAGGCCACCCTTCGGTAGCTATCCCAACGATCAAAGACACGAACGCGCAGACGCCGAGGATCATGAGCGTCATGTCTTGAAGGGCTTCCCATACGAACACCCAGAAGCTTTTGAGCTCGCTCTCCGCGAACTTGTTGATGCCGAAAAGGTCTTGCCTTTGGGACAAGTGAGCAGCGTCTGTGGAGAGTCCTTCCGTGGGAGATGCCTTGAGCTTGCCTGCGAGACCGTCCACTCCACCGTGGAACTTCAGCTTCTTCACGTCGTGGCTTTCGACTATTGAGCCTAGCTCGTCGGCGCAGATGTCAAATCCTGCGGCTTTGACTTCTTCGGGGACGGTGTAGTCGCTTGGAGCCACACCTACAATGCCATTACAAGTGGATTCATTTCAACTTTCAAAGACaaacaataattaaacataataaAAGCGGTAAACTTTGATATACAAACAATAATTTgaagaaagaaaaactataaCAAAAGCTGTGAACTTTGACACaaactataatttaaaaaaacaactATAATAAAAGCTGTAAATTTATAACAAAAGCTGTAACCTTTGCCACaaactataatttaaaaataaaaaactataataaaagCTGTAAATTTTTTATACAAACTATAATGTAAAAAAACTACAAAAGTTGTAAACTTTGACACAAactataattaacaaaaaaaactataataaaagaggtaaatttttatacaaactagaatttaaaaaaactacaaaagTTGTAAACTTTGACACAaaccataattaaaaaaataacatatatatatatataacaaaagcTGTAAACTTTTATACAAActagtataattaaaaaaaactacaaaagtTGTAAACTTTGACATTATTTAGAAGCTCACCAGAGATGAATTGGAAGGCAGCTTTTGAGACGAGAACTGCGATCCGTAATTTCTCCTAtaaatagaaagtttttttttttaaagatcctTAATCTCAAAAAGGaaataagaagaagaggagagggGAACCTGGTTGGTGCGGCGCATGGCAGCCGCTTCATAACGTTTGGAGAGATTAGCGGTGAAGCGAAAACGGCGTTTGGGATTCTTGACGACGCCGCAGAGATTGCGCCATTTCTCGAGAGCTTCCTCAGAGGAATGCTTCGCCTTCACATCGAAGTTTTGGTTTAGGTAACTCTCCAtcttcctcctctctctctctctacaatcttcttcttcttctttgttccTCCTCCAGCTTCTCTGTTTTGAAGGCTCTGTTTTCAAAGGGAATCAATGTTTCTGCTTATTTCGTGGGGAGAGAACACACAAAGTTTAATTTTGTGGGTGAGGAAGAAAAGTCGGAAGCTTTTTTAAATGGAGGAAAGGGAAAGTTGTGAGCTTTTTGTGTGTTATTGATTTTGACCGAGTCATTGAGTGcaattttattcattttggGGGGGGCCGAAGCTGAGTTGACTCGTTTTAATTCGTGTCCCCAACCAAAGTTAGGTGTGGTGTctcatttaattaaaaaaaaacattccattattttaaaatattaataacatGCACTAGAACGCATTTAATGACGAATCGTTAGATAATGCTTGAAACATTCATGCAGGGCATGAAGAGTACACGACGCATGTTAAATTATTTTCGGACATGCTGAAGATTATGATTGTCTTTTTTTAATTCCCAAATTTTGTCAATGGagcttaaaattattataattggttttattttctttttaatattatacAGTATGAAAAGTCCAATAACAGTTTGTGGATTAATATTAGTGGATTTCAATAGTTTAATCACCAAATTAAATGATTAACAAATTAATATTACATGTCATGTTAGAAAAAAGAAGATCATATTACATGTAAGCATTAATTGTATCATACTTCTTGTTTGGCATCTAACTTTGATTTTGACCAGATTACATGACAATGTAGGACAAAAGTGTTGGGTGAATTTGACAATTAAAAAAAGGAGAGGTGGGTTAGGTAAAGAATGAGAAATTGGAGGATCGTTGACCGAGACTATTGGGAAAACTCGCCACTTCGGAGCGACTGAGACGCCACGTTCCGACCAATTTCATTGGTTCTTTTTGGACCAAAAAACATTCAAGTGGTCCCAGTTGAAATGCAAAAATATTTGAGATTCCTTTTCAAATTCAATTATGGATTTCCCTCAAAgactcgaattttttttttcttacggTCAGCGGATATAGGCTATTTATGGGCCTTCAAAGGAGCCTTCCAAATTAAGACCTTTGCGATATGTAAATGGACTTTCTTACTGAATAATTGACGAATTTTGTTATTATATGCCAGAGGCTTTTGAACTTGACGGTGTCTTTCTTTTTATGGACATCGAGATTGTCCTCACACGGCTTAGTTACTTATTGGGCTTTAAGACCTTACATTTTATGGGCTATACAGTACATATTTGCTTCTGTACGTCATATTTTTACCAGTTAGCGAtctattaattttgtaaattttaagataaatatttcttttacaCTAACCAAGCTCAATACCTAATCTGAAAAGATATCGCAAACGGCAGTATGGATTTTATTTACGGTACGAAATTTGTTTACCTAAAAGTCATTTTTCACTTTTATGTGATTGATAGGATACCTAAAGGTTTCTTTGTCTATGGCTGATTGGAAGATAATCAAATAGTTAAACAAATTATTCGTCTCATTGCACCCCAAAAGCATGGATTCAAACCCATCATATCCCCCAACCAAAAGAAGAAAATTTCACGGATTCGAGAATATGGAGCTAAGCCATCCTAAAAAGCATATATATGTGCATTAATTAAGTCATTTAACCATAATATGTTTTTGTCCAAAAGTAATATATACTTtatcttagagcatctccaacccatagttattttcatctctataatagcatttagaggtgaaaataacaatgggttggagatgctcttagctaAGCAAATATGCATAAGAAAGTGCATAGATCTGGTTACTGCGTTGGTAAACAGAATTatggtttgtataattatgcatTGTTGCCATGTTGTTGGTTGTGTCATGCATAAACTCACAGCAAATGTAGATACACTGGCGCATAACGATTATATATAGACTATTTATATGAATAAATTGAATCTTTGGAGAAAATGAAGATGGGACTTTTCCTAGAATGCAAGAAGAGATTTCGAGAAATGATATAGGAAACCGAATTGCAAAACTCGATAGGTTGCGAAGAAAGGGACAAAGATGCAGAGCGTGGGGTTCCTTCTAATAATTGTAGAAGAAATTCAAGATCACATGATCTACGATAGAGAGTGATGACTCGTGATAGGTATATCTACGACATTGTGTGTAGCCTAGGCAATCATCTATTTTTGTACATTTATAGTATATTTGATCGCTTTATTCATAAATTGGTCTAGAATTTTAACAAGACGACATGGCGTTTGTTTCTGAATTAGTCAGAAGATTTGACATAGAAAATATGTGAGAGTTTTGACCCCAAGAAAAACAAAGTAGATGGgtgaatattttttgttttgataaaatttaCGAGAGAGTTACTTAGAGCATCTGCAATGGAAGTCTTTAAGGAAGAATCCAGTGGACTCTTCCAAAAGTTAaggatttaatatttaaaatctctAAATAAGGACTCTTTCTTAGTGAATCCTTGCACTATTTGCGGGTCTCCACGATATGTGCCGATCCGCGATTGGTTGATATTTTTtaactgaaaaagaaaaaaaaatattacttaaaaaatcaaaatacattttttctaaGGACTCCTCTTTGAGTTACACCATTGCGGGTGCTCTCAGACTCGCGCTAGGCGATCAGGTGCACAAGaattaagaaaattttaaaagataaaattattaaataatataaattaaatataaattaactaatCATAAATAAGGTAGTAAAAAGTTATTGGTTAActaattttcaataaaattaaaatactttaaaagtatcaaaacatcttatattttgaaacatcaaaacttttccaaaacattttatattgtagaacagagggagtatataataatactagatttatttgataatataCGGACAAATATCAGCATTTCGCGAGTATGCATATCACTTAGCTACGTGGTTTCATTAACCAAAGAAAATTGCCAAAACggaataaaaaaaacaacatagtTGTCCCTATGGTATAAAACCATATTTGGCCATTTATTCTTCATTTTACCCTTTCCATTTCTGaaatttaatgaaataaatagttttatgaatccaaaaaactatttaaaatataaacaattaataaaacacctatatacacAAACACATATGTTTTTTAGTTAAACActtgataaataaaattttaaaattacgttCCACTAAAAGTAGAATTCGTCTTCTACGGAAAATGGGTTAGTAGAAAACAAATTTCAGAATAAACAAGTCTATCTATcttttttagaagaaaaaatctaaaaatgattaaaattctaaatatggAGAATGCGAATTCTAGTAATTGTAAAGATCACTACTTTACTTTTGAATGCAGTTTATACTTTTACGAAGTATTCTAAAATTTTGGGTATGCGAAATCTAAACTTAACACGAAGGTCTACAAAAAGTAGAAATTGTATTCAGAATTTTTGTCATAGTTCTACACAGTGTAGAAGGTGCCTTCTACGTATAAAAAaccaatttttcaaaaaattaaggaaatttcagttaaaaaatattctaatatcCTAAAACGTGTCCTAGGCgattttctttgtcaaaatataaaaaaaacgattttggcttttttttcttcatcaaTCTATGATTTCTCCATAGTTTTTCTTATgatttacaaaaaactattgtTCTATGATGCATATCTATACAATATGTGGTGTTTGGGAATTTAGTGTAAGCACATGATGAGTTTTTTTGGCTGACGATAAAGGGGATAGGCTACTTTATTGGAATCAAGTTTTACCTTAGAGGATTTTAACAGAATAGTTTTGGAGGATTTTAGAAACCAAATGCAATTAGGTTACAGGATATTTTTGATCTGTGTcgtatgttcttttttttttaaattgtttttacatttttttcctttctaaAACACTATGGGATtaccttatttttttttatctttttccattaaactttttaaaaatggttttaatttatgtttaatttgattaaggaaaggttagttttgggattatgaaaaatattatactataGAGACAATTTAGTGATAGTTTTATACCATATGGACAACTATGTTGTTTTTTTGATCCGTTTTGGCAAATTTCCCTAAAAACTTGTGATatcatgatttattttttatatgattccTTCAGTTCATAGTGGTGTGTGTCAATCAGATGATACAAATTTACTGTGAAACCTTTGGGATTCCAAACTACTCCATTGTTCCACAAATATAggctttttaatatttttacacataataaaaaaaacacattaaattactGTAGAACCTAAAATCTACACTAAGTATTTGATAGTGATTGGGGTTTGATCTAGGGAAGACAAATGATGTAGGCAACGATCTTTAGAATACAACGATGTTAAACAGTTTTCAGTAGGCAAAAATTGACATTATTGATGAATAAGATCGAATCCAATGAGTTGAACTAGATCGAGTGATACAAATGAGACCCGTAAAGAAAGAGTCTAAGATCGGGAGGAAAACAAGGTCGATATTAGTGTGTAGCTCTCTCTAGGGTTTTCAACGTGTCCTTCTTCATGTACCTTCTCCTTTCTTTATAGTGAGTCGAATTCGTGATCTCCGTAGCTGCTCCGCGACCTCTGTAACTGCTCAGCGGTCTTCGTAACTGCTCCGCGATCTCTGGGGCCTCGACTTCTTAGCTTCTGAGCTCGATTGCTTGCTACGGGCTTTGGTTCCTTACGGCCCATCACTTTGATCGGGGCCTATTAACGTATTGACATGAATTGAGTCCAATAATTACCataataaatgtaatatataattttcaattttcaatcaattttttttttaagtttacaattttttcatagaaaacataaaaaaaatatatctttgtgaaacaattttttttctaaaaaaatcaatttttgtgaaacggagggagtaaaaTTTAACAAGTGGCATGAGTTTGGGGTCAATAAGATGCTTTGGTCGAGACGAACTAGAAAACCATGATGAGCCTATTGCATTAAGTGCTGTTGGTTAATTAGAGGTTCGCATATGCATAAACCAATAGACATATGTATAAACTGAACTAAGACATATATCTAATAAATGGTGTAGAGAATACAAAATCCTCAGGTGGGAAATTCAAACAGAGGACATCGAAAGGTATATATAGACTCTATACAAAAATGGTAGTATGACTTAGTGGATAGTGTTTTTAGTTAGAGCAATAGGATTGAAGTagaacaaaaacaaagaagcaTGCCCTAGATTCCTGAGAATAATTATACATTGTTGTTTATATAAGGGAATGGAATATGACACAtagatttgtttatttttacggtttaatgtaaaaaacaagataaaaataTGAGAAAATCAAATATAgtaaatgaagaagaagagaaaagggGAAATGGTTGCAGAGAATGGAGAGATGTTAGGAGGCAAAGCAAATGGGGAGCTTTGATGATGTTGATGCACGCCGTCAGCTTTTCTTCACGCCTGCTCCCACTCACTCACACCTATaaacattctctctctctctttcctctcCTCTCTGTTTTATAAATGATATTCACACATGTCTCTATGTTAATGCTATAACATGTGTTTATGTACCAAGATATCTTATAGTTATTATACAAAATGTTATGAGCCCCTCAAACAATATTTCAAATGGTCGTTATTTACTTGTTATATCTTTTGAAAACTGTTATACTTGATGTAAATTCGTTCTGTGGATTGATGTCAAGAACTCAGAACGTtcttagaaatatatatatatatattctaagaCTACAATAGTACTAGCGAGTATGTAGATATAACATAACAGAAGAGTATTGAAATATTGATATCGCATTACATATTGTTGACAGGCTGTTATCATTAGTCGCCGAttgtctaaatttttttttttttttaaattgggtgaTTGGTTGGATTTGATATTATAACTAGGAGTCAATGAGACTTttattttcaactttttttGGCCTGCTGATTTAAAATGTATCAAgagtattctttttttttaacaacactTAGGATGGTACTTGAACAACTTTGGTTTCATGTATTTGGCCTATTTATAAACAAACAGCGTATTATATACGGCTTTTTGGAGGAAAACTTCACCATGTAATTAATATAACTGTGTATCATTCATGTCGTTTTCAATTATCTAGGTGTCCAGAATCACATATTCATGTACATATATGTGAGTTATGAACGATCCACGCAATTACAGTATTGCATGAGAGACAAACAGATAGATGTGCTAAAaatgtagaagaagaaataaaaggGAAGGTTACTTGGGTGGATCGATGTGAAAAGGAAAAAGCAAAACCCACTAAGCCATTACATGATATCGACCTTcttatctttttcttctttacttcgtaactttttttaaatcacATTTTCTTTCGTCGGTACCttttctaattaattaaatCTCCAAACTATCTAAATAATCCATTTCCCTGAAAATAAAGGATTTATATAAGCTATACTTACATAAATTGTGAGCAGATTGTAGGGAAGTGGCAAATCCCCACTAAAAATAACTAcagattttttgtaaaaatacaaaactagTAGGATCATTATGTCCAGAATCGAG of the Brassica rapa cultivar Chiifu-401-42 chromosome A03, CAAS_Brap_v3.01, whole genome shotgun sequence genome contains:
- the LOC103862566 gene encoding calcium-transporting ATPase 2, plasma membrane-type; the protein is MESYLNQNFDVKAKHSSEEALEKWRNLCGVVKNPKRRFRFTANLSKRYEAAAMRRTNQEKLRIAVLVSKAAFQFISGVAPSDYTVPEEVKAAGFDICADELGSIVESHDVKKLKFHGGVDGLAGKLKASPTEGLSTDAAHLSQRQDLFGINKFAESELKSFWVFVWEALQDMTLMILGVCAFVSLIVGIATEGWPKGSHDGLGIVASILLVVFVTATSDYRQSLQFRDLDKEKKKITVQVTRSGFRQKLSIYDLLPGDIVHLAIGDQVPADGLFLSGFSVVIDESSLTGESEPVMVNAQNPFLLSGTKVQDGSCKMLITTVGMRTQWGKLMATLTEGGDDETPLQVKLNGVATIIGKIGLFFAVVTFAVLVQGMFMRKLSTGTHWIWSGDEALELLEYFAIAVTIVVVAVPEGLPLAVTLSLAFAMKKMMNDKALVRHLAACETMGSATTICSDKTGTLTTNHMTVVKSCICMNVQDVANKGSSLQSEIPESALKLLIQSIFNNTGGEVVVNKHGKTEILGTPTETAILELGLSLGGKFQEERKSYKVIKVEPFNSTKKRMGVVIELPEGGSLRAHTKGASEIVLAACDKVVNSSGEVVPLDEESIKYLNVTINEFANEALRTLCLAYMDLENGFSPDEAIPASGFTCVGIVGIKDPVRAGVKESVELCRRAGITVRMVTGDNINTAKAIARECGILTDDGIAIEGPVFREKSQEELLELIPKIQVMARSSPMDKHTLVKQLRTTFDEVVAVTGDGTNDAPALHEADIGLAMGIAGTEVAKESADVIILDDNFSTIVTVAKWGRSVYINIQKFVQFQLTVNVVALIVNFSSACLTGSAPLTAVQLLWVNMIMDTLGALALATEPPNNELMKRLPVGRRGNFITNAMWRNILGQSVYQFIVIWFLQAKGKSMFGLDGPDSTLMLNTLIFNCFVFCQVFNEISSREMEEIDVFKGILDNYVFVVVIGATVFFQIIIIEFLGTFASTTPLTIVQWIFSIIIGFLGMPIAAGLKMIPV